One stretch of Nitrospiria bacterium DNA includes these proteins:
- a CDS encoding NADH-quinone oxidoreductase subunit M yields the protein MQEIFATEQIGFPILSLLVFLPILGAFGVWMVSEDQQARKISLGVNIVLLFFSLLLIGFFVRETSAFQFVERLNWIPPLGISYHVGVDGISLLLVVITILLSFLVLLYSWGTITEYVRYYILCLLILEGTVIGVFVAMDLFMFFLFWEVMLIPMYFLIRVWGVGARRDYAAMKFMVYTLTGSVLMLIGMAILYMNYHEFALSQDLSKVYSFDLLDLLVVPLSFEKQIWVFIFFFFAFAFKGPMVPFHTWFPDALKEGPIAMGVILAGIKLGAYGFIRFSLPLLPEASVYFAPLMMVLSLIAIIYGALIALIQTDIRGLLAYSSISHLGFVTLGLFALNYQGIQGGLLQMINLGITTSAFFLMVGFLENRIKSREISEMGGLVKRWPVLTAFFFMVLLSSLALPGTNVFIGEFLILWGAFMSSWWYGAFGVIGVILAAAYLIWYFERSIFGPLKRMDLGTIQDLGKKEFAISLILVILIFWIGVYPSPVLRLINGSVGDLTVRIKGKNSVTFVGSERGQKELKEQILNPQTGKTHRDPEMVLLRGAFTPEHSPRESLPLFALGDNIDSSILTLDGSIQLNRESF from the coding sequence GTGCAGGAAATTTTCGCAACCGAACAGATTGGGTTTCCGATCTTAAGCCTTTTGGTTTTTTTGCCCATTTTGGGGGCCTTTGGGGTTTGGATGGTCAGTGAGGACCAACAGGCTAGAAAAATCAGCCTGGGTGTGAATATTGTCCTGTTGTTTTTCTCTCTCCTTTTGATTGGCTTCTTTGTTCGGGAGACCTCGGCCTTCCAATTTGTGGAGAGGTTAAATTGGATTCCTCCCCTGGGCATTAGCTACCATGTGGGCGTTGATGGAATCAGCCTGTTATTGGTTGTGATTACCATTCTCCTTTCCTTTTTGGTCCTTCTTTATTCCTGGGGGACTATTACCGAGTATGTCCGTTACTATATTCTTTGCCTCTTAATTTTGGAAGGAACCGTCATTGGGGTCTTTGTGGCCATGGACCTCTTTATGTTTTTCCTTTTCTGGGAAGTTATGTTAATTCCCATGTATTTTCTTATCCGGGTTTGGGGTGTAGGGGCCCGCAGGGATTACGCCGCCATGAAGTTTATGGTTTATACGCTCACCGGAAGTGTTCTGATGTTAATCGGAATGGCAATTCTCTACATGAATTACCATGAATTTGCATTGAGTCAGGATCTCTCCAAGGTTTATTCCTTTGATTTGTTGGATCTTCTTGTTGTTCCTCTTAGTTTTGAAAAACAGATATGGGTTTTTATTTTCTTCTTTTTCGCATTTGCCTTCAAAGGTCCCATGGTTCCTTTTCACACCTGGTTTCCCGATGCATTGAAAGAAGGTCCCATTGCAATGGGTGTGATTTTGGCGGGAATTAAGCTGGGGGCTTATGGGTTTATTCGCTTTTCTCTACCTTTATTACCGGAAGCTTCAGTTTATTTTGCCCCTTTGATGATGGTTCTGTCCCTGATTGCGATTATTTACGGGGCACTGATTGCTTTGATTCAAACGGATATTCGAGGGTTATTGGCCTATTCCAGTATCAGCCATTTGGGTTTTGTTACCCTCGGTCTTTTTGCGCTCAATTATCAAGGTATTCAAGGGGGACTCCTTCAAATGATTAACTTGGGAATTACCACCTCCGCTTTTTTCTTAATGGTGGGATTCTTGGAGAACCGGATCAAATCCCGGGAGATATCAGAGATGGGGGGGTTGGTAAAACGATGGCCTGTTTTAACTGCCTTCTTTTTTATGGTCCTTCTTTCCAGTTTGGCCCTTCCCGGAACCAACGTTTTTATCGGAGAATTTTTGATCCTGTGGGGCGCTTTTATGTCTTCTTGGTGGTATGGGGCCTTTGGGGTCATTGGTGTTATTTTGGCTGCGGCTTATCTCATTTGGTATTTTGAACGGTCCATTTTTGGGCCTTTGAAACGGATGGATCTTGGAACCATTCAGGATCTTGGAAAAAAAGAGTTTGCCATCAGCTTGATTTTGGTCATTTTAATTTTTTGGATTGGCGTGTATCCTTCCCCCGTTTTGAGGTTGATCAATGGTTCAGTAGGTGATTTAACGGTCCGTATTAAGGGGAAAAATTCAGTGACCTTTGTGGGTTCAGAAAGAGGGCAAAAAGAATTGAAAGAACAAATTTTAAATCCACAAACAGGGAAAACACACAGGGATCCAGAAATGGTGTTATTGCGAGGTGCCTTTACTCCGGAGCATTCCCCGAGAGAGAGTTTACCTCTCTTTGCTCTCGGGGATAATATTGATTCTTCTATTTTGACCCTTGACGGGTCCATTCAATTAAATCGGGAGTCTTTTTAA